Below is a window of Flavobacterium sp. N2820 DNA.
TCTGTGAAACTTGTTGCGCCATCTTTTATCATTTGTTGTACCGATTGCGTCCATTTTACAGGAGCGGTCAATTGTATGATTAAGTTTTTCTTGATTTCATTCGCATCAGAAACCGCGCTTGCTGTTACATTTTGATATACGGGACAAATTGGAGTAGAAAAAGTGGTTGCTTCAATAGCTGCTGCTAATTCTTCTCTTGCTGGTTCCATCATTGGAGAGTGAAAAGCACCTCCAACAGGTAAAATTAATGCACGTTTCGCACCAGCTTCTTTCATTTTTTCGCAAGCTAATTCTACTGCTTTGTATTCTCCAGAAATTACTAATTGACCCGGACAGTTGTAATTTGCAGCTACCACAACGCCATCAATCGAAGCACAAATATCTTCTACAATTTTATCCTCTAAATTTAAAACCGCAGCCATTGTTGACGGTTTAATTTCACAGGCTTTTTGCATAGCAATTGCTCTTTGTGAAACCAATTTTAATCCATCTTCAAATGATAATGCACCATTGGCTACTAAAGCAGAAAATTCGCCTAATGAATGACCAGCAACCATTTCAGGTTTAAAATCTTCTAACGTTTTGGCTAAGATTACCGAATGTAAAAAAACAGCTGGTTGAGTAACTTTAGTCTCTTTTAATTCTTCTGCTGTTCCTTCAAACATGATGTCTGTAATTCTAAAACCTAATATTTCATTTGCTCTTTCGAATAATTCTTTTGCTACTGCTGAATTTTCATATAAATCTTTTCCCATTCCTGAGAATTGTGCTCCTTGACCTGGAAATACGTATGCTTTCATGTTTTTGGTTTAAAAGTTTAAGGTTTATGAGTTTAAAAGTAGGACTCAAAACTTTAGCAAAAATAACATTTTTATTAGAATTCGATTGAATTTACAATTTCCAATAATTGATTTTTTAATTCCTCGTTTGTGATTCCTTTTTCAGCATCAAAATTATCGTTGAAACTTGGCAATGAAAAACTTCCTTTTACAATTCCACCTTGAAATGGAAAGCGTTTAGTAGCAATATCTAAAACCGAACTTCCACCACGAGCTCC
It encodes the following:
- the fabD gene encoding ACP S-malonyltransferase, which encodes MKAYVFPGQGAQFSGMGKDLYENSAVAKELFERANEILGFRITDIMFEGTAEELKETKVTQPAVFLHSVILAKTLEDFKPEMVAGHSLGEFSALVANGALSFEDGLKLVSQRAIAMQKACEIKPSTMAAVLNLEDKIVEDICASIDGVVVAANYNCPGQLVISGEYKAVELACEKMKEAGAKRALILPVGGAFHSPMMEPAREELAAAIEATTFSTPICPVYQNVTASAVSDANEIKKNLIIQLTAPVKWTQSVQQMIKDGATSFTEVGPGKVLVGLVNKIDKEVETISA